AGAAAGATTTTTTCATTAAACTACTTTTTTGAAATCTTAATTATTGATGACGGCTCTCCAGATGGCACAGCTGATATTGTAAAGAAACTACAATCAGAATATCCTGCCCTTCACTTAGAACAGCGCAGCGGTAAATTAGGCTTAGGTACAGCCTATATACATGGATTTAAATGGGCATTAGCGCATCCCAAATACCAGTACATCTTTGAAATGGATGCTGATTTTTCTCACAACCCCGACGATCTGATCCGCCTGAGAACAGCTTGCGTAAATGGTGCCGATGTAGCCATTGGTTCCCGCTATGTAAATGGGGTTAATGTAGTAAACTGGCCAATGAACAGGGTATTGATGTCTTATTTTGCTTCCATGTATGTAAGATTGATTACGCGCATTAACATACAGGATGCCACTGCCGGATTTAAATGCTACCGCCGTAAGGTTTTAGCCACTATACCACTTGATAAGATTAAATTTGTGGGCTATGCTTTCCAGATAGAGATGAAATTTACAGCCTTGAAATACGGGTTTAACGTAGTTGAGGTACCCATCATCTTTACCGACCGTACGGAAGGCAGTTCAAAAATGAGTACCAGAATATTCAGGGAAGCATTTATAGGCGTAATACAAATGAAAATTTGGAGCTGGTTTAGGAAATACGATAAACCTAAAGATTAGGCTTACTTTTCTTCCCGTGGTTTCCCATCTCTCATCATAGTTCCAAAATCCCATCCTTTATCCATAGCCGAAACGATCTTTACAATTCGCTTGGTTCTGGTAGGCTCTGTTTTGGCACTATTGAGCCAGTTGATATACCAGTTTTGATGCGACTTGGGCTGCTTTAAAAAGTTTTTGAGTAAATGCGGCTCATCAGAAAGGCAAAGTTCCAGATCCTCGGGCATCTCGATTTTAAAAGTTACATCTTCTTCCAGAGATAAGACCAATACACCACCAACTTCTTTTCGTAGTTGTCTACGTATCCCACCATTCAAGGCCATGATAAAGTTTCCTTCGCCCATGGGAACCAATGACACACCCTCGATTTCTACATGATCCAGGTGGCCTTTTACCCTAAAACTTTTCTTACAATCGGCCTTAATCTGATTGGCAATAGCTTGCGGAACAAAAACATAGGTCCAGCCTGTTTTTTCGCCCATTTCGCCAAAACGTTCTATTTCTGCTTTAAAAGTGATCATCTTAAATTAAAGGTATAAAGAATATGTATCCGAAAAAAGTTTTAGAATTTCTCTTCGACCCCCAGTCCAAACAAAGCAAAATCGTATTTCACAGGATCTAAAGGATCTAACAACAACAAGTGAGCAGTAAGCTCTACCGCCGTACGCCAATCCGTCTGCCTGCGTTCAATGAGTCCCAGTTTACGGGCTACACGATCTACATGCACATCGCAGGGACAAATCAAATCTGCAGGCTTAATCCTATTCCAGATCCCAAAATCGACCCCCTTATTGTCTTTACGCACCATCCACCTCAAAAACATATTTAAGCGCTTGCAGGTAGA
This is a stretch of genomic DNA from Candidatus Pedobacter colombiensis. It encodes these proteins:
- a CDS encoding YdeI/OmpD-associated family protein; the protein is MITFKAEIERFGEMGEKTGWTYVFVPQAIANQIKADCKKSFRVKGHLDHVEIEGVSLVPMGEGNFIMALNGGIRRQLRKEVGGVLVLSLEEDVTFKIEMPEDLELCLSDEPHLLKNFLKQPKSHQNWYINWLNSAKTEPTRTKRIVKIVSAMDKGWDFGTMMRDGKPREEK
- a CDS encoding polyprenol monophosphomannose synthase, with translation MSDSLVIIPTFNEKENIEKIIRKIFSLNYFFEILIIDDGSPDGTADIVKKLQSEYPALHLEQRSGKLGLGTAYIHGFKWALAHPKYQYIFEMDADFSHNPDDLIRLRTACVNGADVAIGSRYVNGVNVVNWPMNRVLMSYFASMYVRLITRINIQDATAGFKCYRRKVLATIPLDKIKFVGYAFQIEMKFTALKYGFNVVEVPIIFTDRTEGSSKMSTRIFREAFIGVIQMKIWSWFRKYDKPKD